One Elephas maximus indicus isolate mEleMax1 chromosome X, mEleMax1 primary haplotype, whole genome shotgun sequence DNA segment encodes these proteins:
- the RAI2 gene encoding retinoic acid-induced protein 2 — MDNLQSQNLPMDMTDSPPSLANNRLENGMAQLITTEAWNINSTDLVKKALVTVPAPSILNPPAESQSGMALKVAATVLQPLCLGESPVVMPIHMQVEGSSAPELNPNANATYVMTTQGPVQLPVVLEQHVFQHLNSPLVLPQEAPCSSNAIHNNLFQGAEDPEAQPQLLDLRIPSQPQEPTLPFEAVLQNLFPAQGALGPPPCQPPPGYPSVPPQSFNSPLTPLVPPATLLVPYPVIVPLPVPVPIPIPIPVPQSSESKFSPSFPKPPSSFSLHPFKGPQPPLEKEELKPFDLLQSREYFQLSRHTVIKMGSENEALDLSMKSVPWIKPGEVSPPICQEDAVLDLSLATHRKSEPPPETLYDNSASADSPGHPGMEKLPSGAEMPFPLATPHEASTVMENRICSSNAPEMLSQPSHPSGEVKAENNMEIVGECQAAKVIVSVEDAVPTIFCGKIKGLSGVSTKNFSIKREDSVLQGYNINSQGEEAVENTEPLRKPIKNRSIKLKKVNSQEIHMLPIKKQRLATFFPRK; from the coding sequence ATGGACAACCTGCAGTCTCAGAACCTCCCCATGGACATGACCGACTCCCCTCCCTCCTTGGCCAATAACAGACTGGAGAATGGCATGGCCCAGCTAATAACCACCGAGGCCTGGAATATCAACTCCACCGACCTGGTAAAGAAGGCCCTGGTGACCGTACCAGCCCCATCTATTCTGAACCCCCCTGCCGAATCCCAGAGCGGCATGGCTCTGAAGGTGGCAGCCACAGTGCTGCAGCCCCTGTGCCTCGGGGAGAGCCCGGTGGTGATGCCCATCCACATGCAGGTAGAGGGAAGCTCTGCGCCTGAGCTCAACCCCAATGCGAATGCCACCTACGTCATGACCACGCAGGGCCCCGTGCAGCTGCCTGTGGTGCTTGAGCAGCACGTCTTTCAGCACCTCAACTCTCCTCTGGTCCTGCCACAGGAGGCCCCGTGCTCCTCCAATGCCATCCACAACAACCTCTTCCAGGGAGCCGAGGACCCCGAGGCCCAGCCCCAGCTCCTGGACCTGAGGATCCCCAGCCAGCCGCAGGAGCCCACACTGCCCTTTGAAGCTGTGCTCCAGAATTTGTTTCCTGCCCAGGGTGCTCTCGGCCCCCCACCCTGCCAGCCTCCTCCGGGCTACCCCTCCGTGCCCCCCCAGTCCTTTAACTCCCCCTTGACCCCCTTGGTCCCACCGGCCACCCTCTTGGTGCCCTACCCTGTGATCGTCCCCTTGCCTGTACCAGTCCCCATTCCCATCCCCATCCCGGTGCCTCAGAGTTCTGAATCCAAGTTCAGCCCCAGTTTCCCCAAGCCACCATCTTCCTTCAGCCTGCACCCTTTTAAAGGCCCCCAGCCCCCTCTGGAAAAGGAGGAACTGAAGCCCTTTGACCTCCTCCAGTCCAGAGAGTATTTCCAGCTTAGCCGCCACACAGTCATCAAGATGGGGAGTGAGAATGAGGCCCTGGATCTCTCCATGAAGTCAGTGCCCTGGATCAAACCCGGTGAAGTCAGTCCCCCAATCTGCCAGGAAGATGCAGTCCTAGACCTGTCACTGGCAACCCACCGGAAATCTGAGCCTCCCCCTGAGACCCTGTACGACAACAGTGCATCAGCAGACAGCCCAGGCCACCCAGGGATGGAGAAACTTCCCAGTGGTGCCGAAATGCCCTTCCCCCTGGCCACACCCCACGAAGCCTCCACCGTGATGGAGAACCGCATCTGCAGCAGCAATGCCCCTGAGATGCTGAGCCAGCCCAGCCACCCCAGTGGCGAGGTTAAGGCCGAAAATAACATGGAGATTGTGGGCGAGTGTCAGGCGGCCAAGGTCATTGTCTCTGTCGAAGACGCTGTGCCTACCATCTTCTGTGGCAAGATCAAAGGCCTCTCGGGAGTGTCCACCAAAAACTTCTCCATCAAAAGAGAAGACTCCGTGCTTCAGGGCTACAACATCAACAGTCAAGGAGAAGAGGCCGTAGAAAATACGGAGCCCCTTAGGAAACCCATCAAAAACCGGAGCATAAAGTTAAAGAAAGTGAACTCCCAGGAAATCCACATGCTCCCGATCAAAAAACAACGGCTGGCCACCTTTTTTCCAAGAAAGTAA